The Brachionichthys hirsutus isolate HB-005 unplaced genomic scaffold, CSIRO-AGI_Bhir_v1 contig_1114, whole genome shotgun sequence genome window below encodes:
- the LOC137917018 gene encoding LOW QUALITY PROTEIN: ATP synthase subunit a-like (The sequence of the model RefSeq protein was modified relative to this genomic sequence to represent the inferred CDS: substituted 2 bases at 2 genomic stop codons) — translation MTSVVVGSLLMYFLTLLVVGVLYYINIYFGFLVILRIGGVGGVLGLVLPFMEVFRVLIRPLTLSVRLSTNITRGHVLLIMMSLLGGCSXFWGVGVLSIGXLLGLLEFFVCVLQAGIFSILVVVYLD, via the exons ATGAC GAGTGTGGTGGTGGGGAGCTTATTAATGT ATTTTTTGACCCTTCTGGTGGTGGGAGTCCTTTATTatatcaacatttattttggttttttggTCATCCTGAg AATAGGGGGAGTGGGCGGAGTTTTGGGGTTAGTTTTGCCTTTTATGGAGGTTTTTAGGGTGTTAATTCGACCTCTGACATTAAGTGTGCGTTTGTCTACTAATATTACTAGGGGTCATGTTCTTTTAATTATGATGAGTTTGTTGGGTGGTTGTAGTTGATTTTGGGGAGTGGGAGTTTTAAGTATTGGATGATTGTTAGGTTTATTggagttttttgtttgtgtgttgcaggcTGGAATTTTTTCAATATTGGTGGTAGTATATTTGGATTAA
- the LOC137917014 gene encoding LOW QUALITY PROTEIN: cytochrome c oxidase subunit 3-like (The sequence of the model RefSeq protein was modified relative to this genomic sequence to represent the inferred CDS: substituted 1 base at 1 genomic stop codon), which yields MERVKGLGRVLSQYFLDGSGIAILLFILSEFMFFLRLLVSRIYMVEIXDFVVSVDMYGVPLLIRVVLLRSGVTITLAHQILHSGKGEGALKWVVLTVVLGVVFILVQVGEWFENRFNFFDGVGGRIFYFVTGFHGLHVIIGVILNLLLLLILVCHLREGYVRYWKGEGVVWYWHFVDVVWMFVYLGVYWYCM from the exons ATGGAGAGG GTTAAAGGTTTGGGTAGGGTGTTAAGTCAGTATTTTTTAGATGGTTCTGGGATAGctattttgttgtttattttgtctgaGTTTATGTTTTTCTTGAGGCTATTGGTTAGTAGGATTTATATGGTTGAAATATGAGATTTTGTTGTGAGTGTGGATATGTATGGGGTGCCTTTATTAATTAGGGTTGTATTGTTAAGGTCCGGTGTAACAATTACTTTGGCCCATCAGATACTTCATAGTGGTAAGGGGGAGGGAGCTTTAAAATGGGTGGTGTTGACTGTTGTTTTAggtgtggtttttattttagttcaggTGGGGGAGTGGTTCGAAAATAGGTTTAATTTTTTTGATGGGGTTGGTggaagaatattttattttgttacaggTTTTCATGGTCTACATGTTATTATAGGTGTGATTTTAAATTTACTATTATTGTTGATACTAGTCTGTCATTTGAGAGAGGGGTATGTCAGATACTGGAAGGGTGAAGGGGTGGTTTGGTATTGGCATTTTGTGGATGTTGTATGGATGTTTGTCTATTTAGGGGTTTATTGGTATTGTATGTAG
- the LOC137917015 gene encoding LOW QUALITY PROTEIN: cytochrome b-like (The sequence of the model RefSeq protein was modified relative to this genomic sequence to represent the inferred CDS: substituted 2 bases at 2 genomic stop codons), whose amino-acid sequence MEYLLMYVKLLKGFLVDLPSPVNLNYXFGFGVSLGLVYVVQVIRGLVLSLFYSVGVEGSFWEVVYVMQEVRYGWLIRFIHSSGVRIFFICLYLHTFRGLIYGGFRKSVVWVRGLAILLMVMGVSFLGYVLPWGSMSYXGMTVVTRMLGAIPYVGVYLMEWLWGGSRAGVRTLRRFYRLHYLLGLGVSVVVVFHMVSLHDEGSSNPLGVSRGLDKVDFHELFTFKDVLGLVVILVFYWVLVICYPYLIMDRANFEEVRFVKTPLHIKPEWYFLFVYCILRSVSRKLGGVILMVMAIVGLIFLVVGGGRGVYRKVGFVYWKLLVIRFGVRFVCLTILGGEMVEYPYEFFGFVFTVFYFLRLVVIVGVGSLGVVYKVI is encoded by the exons ATGGAGTATTTGTT GATGTATGTGAAGTTGTTAAAAGGATTTTTGGTTGATTTACCTTCACCCGTGAATTTGAATTACTGATTTGGGTTTGGTGTGAGTTTAGGGTTAGTTTATGTGGTTCAAGTTATTAGGGGTCTGGTTTTGTCGTTGTTTTATAGTGTAGGGGTTGAAGGGTCGTTTTGGGAGGTAGTTTATGTTATGCAGGAGGTGAGGTATGGGTGGTTGATTCGTTTTATTCATAGTTCGGGggtcaggattttttttatttgtttgtatttacacACTTTTCGTGGTTTGATTTATGGGGGTTTTAGGAAGTCTGTAGTTTGGGTTAGGGGATTGGCGATTTTATTGATGGTTATGGGTGTTTCTTTTTTGGGCTATGTTCTTCCTTGGGGGTCTATGTCTTATTGAGGGATGACGGTTGTAACTAGGATGTTAGGGGCTATTCCTTATGTAGGGGTTTATTTGATGGAGTGGTTGTGGGGAGGGAGTAGGGCAGGGGTAAGGACTTTGAGGCGGTTTTATAGGTTACATTATTTGTTGGGTTTAGGGGTTAGCGTTGTGGTCGTATTTCATATGGTTTCTTTACATGATGAGGGGAGTTCTAACCCGTTGGGGGTAAGTAGGGGGTTAGATAAGGTGGATTTTCATGAGCTTTTTACTTTTAAGGATGTTTTGGGTTTAGTAGTAATTTTGGTGTTTTATTGGGTGTTAGTTATATGTTATCCTTATTTGATAATGGATAGAGCTAATTTTGAGGAGGTTAGGTTCGTGAAGACTCCTTTACATATTAAGCCGGAgtggtattttttgtttgtttattgtattttacGATCTGTGTCTAGGAAATTGGGAGGTGTAATTTTGATGGTAATGGCTATTGTGGGTTTAATATTTTTAGTTGTTGGAGGTGGTAGGGGGGTGTATCGAAAGGTGGGGTTTGTTTATTGGAAATTGCTTGTGATTAGGTTTGGGGTAAGATTTGTGTGTTTAACTATTTTAGGAGGGGAAATGGTGGAGTATCCGTATGagttttttggttttgtgtttactgtgttttattttttgaggTTGGTGGTTATAGTAGGAGTTGGGTCTTTAGGTGTAGTTTATAAAGTCATTTAG
- the LOC137917016 gene encoding LOW QUALITY PROTEIN: NADH-ubiquinone oxidoreductase chain 5-like (The sequence of the model RefSeq protein was modified relative to this genomic sequence to represent the inferred CDS: substituted 1 base at 1 genomic stop codon), giving the protein MGDLGQRRRGSLYMLLVGXEILGVVRFILIGFYSLAMAAPTPVSALVHSSTLVIAGLYVGWFIAEGVFGGLGVFMGMVGVVTLVSAGVSSVFEMDFKKVVAYSTSMHLGLILCMAIIGGLE; this is encoded by the exons ATGGGGGATTTAGGACAAAGGCGAAG GGGGAGTTTATACATGTTATTGGTAGGATGAGAGATTTTGGGGGTTGTTAGGTTTATTTTGATTGGATTTTATT CTTTGGCAATGGCAGCACCTACTCCCGTTTCTGCTTTAGTTCATTCTTCTACTTTAGTGATTGCAGGGTTGTATGTGGGTTGGTTTATAGCGGAAGGTGTGTTTGGTGGGTTGGGTGTTTTTATGGGTATGGTTGGGGTAGTTACGTTGGTTTCTGCTGGTGTTAGTTCTGTGTTTGAGATGGATTTTAAAAAGGTGGTAGCGTATTCTACGAGTATGCATTTGGGTTTGATATTGTGTATGGC GATTATCGGGGGTTTAGAATAG